Proteins encoded by one window of Arachis hypogaea cultivar Tifrunner chromosome 1, arahy.Tifrunner.gnm2.J5K5, whole genome shotgun sequence:
- the LOC112797138 gene encoding ubiquitin domain-containing protein DSK2a, with product MGGDSAAERSTDSKVSEPVSINIRCSNGSKFSVQICLDSTVGSFKEVIAGSCDIPAGQQRLIYKGRILKDDQTLQSYGLEADHTIHLVRGFTPSNTGGGTNTSGTNTATTNARSTGAAEGGGLGGLGFGASLFPGLGLNGMGGNNLFGEGFPDLEQMQQPFISNPNLMREIMNTPAMQNLINNPEIVRNLIMSNPQMQELMDRNPELAHILNDPSTLRQTLEATRNPEIMREMMRNTDRAMSNIEASPEGFNMLRRMYENVQEPFLNATTMAGNTGGNNTPLSGTQARDQSTNPSTTSSEATAGSPLPNTNPLPNPWSSTGTGGAQNNNRRSTPAGGDARPQAPTGLGGLGLPDLQGMLGGNAMPDPALMAQLMQNPAISNMMQSMLSNPQTLNQMLGANADQRGMPDLNSLREVMQNPEFLRLFSSPETLQQLMSFQQALLSQLGQQQPRESGQTGGGTGPLNNLAGLELLSSMFGGLGTGSLAVPNRSNEPPEQLYATQLSQLQEMGFFDTQENIRALIATSGNVHAAVERLLGNPGQ from the exons ATGGGAGGTGACAGTGCCGCAGAGAGGTCTACGGATTCAAAGGTCTCTGAACCCGTCAGCATCAACATTCGGTGTTCCAATGGTTCCAAGTTCTCGGTtcagatttgcctcgattccacCGTCGGATCCTTCAAGGAAGTCATTGCTGGCAGCTGCGATATCCCAGCCGGTCAGCAGCGCCTGATTTACAAGGGTCGGATCCTGAAGGATGATCAGACCCTACAAAGCTATG GCTTGGAGGCAGATCACACCATCCATTTGGTTCGTGGCTTCACACCTTCCAATACAGGTGGGGGCACAAATACCAGTGGCACCAATACCGCCACGACTAATGCCAGAAGTACTGGTGCTGCTGAGGGTGGGGGCTTAGGAGGCCTTGGTTTTGGAGCTTCATTGTTCCCTGGATTAGGTTTGAATGGGATGGGTGGCAATAACCTATTTGGAGAGGGATTTCCGGATCTTGAGCAGATGCAGCAACCATTTATTTCAAATCCCAATTTAATGAGAGAAATTATGAACACACCTGCTATGCAGAACCTAATAAATAATCCTGAGATTGTGCGGAATCTTATAATGAGCAACCCGCAGATGCAGGAGCTCATGGATCGGAATCCTGAGTTAGCTCACATACTTAATGATCCAAGCACCCTCCGCCAGACACTTGAAGCTACAAGGAACCCTGAGATTATGCGTGAAATGATGAGAAATACCGACAGAGCAATGAGCAACATTGAAGCATCTCCTGAGGGATTTAACATGTTGAGGCGCATGTATGAAAATGTTCAAGAACCATTTTTAAATGCTACTACGATGGCTGGAAACACAGGAGGCAACAATACACCACTTTCTGGGACTCAAGCCAGGGACCAATCAACAAATCCCTCAACTACTAGCTCCGAAGCAACTGCTGGTTCTCCATTACCCAATACTAACCCACTCCCCAATCCTTGGTCCTCTACGGGAA CTGGTGGTGCCCAAAATAACAATAGAAGGTCAACCCCTGCTGGTGGGGATGCTAGGCCGCAGGCACCTACTGGCTTAGGAGGGCTTGGACTGCCGGATCTTCAAGGCATGCTGGGCGGCAATGCTATGCCAGATCCTGCTTTAATGGCCCAGTTAATGCAAAATCCAGCTATCTCAAATATGATGCAAAGTATGCTTTCCAACCCACAAACTTTGAATCAG atGCTTGGAGCTAATGCTGATCAGCGTGGCATGCCTGATTTGAATTCTCTTAGAGAAGTGATGCAAAATCCAGAGTTCCTTCGCTTATTTTCTTCACCTGAGACACTGCAG CAACTGATGTCTTTTCAGCAAGCTCTTCTGTCTCAGCTTGGTCAACAACAGCCAcg GGAATCAGGTCAAACTGGCGGAGGCACTG GTCCTTTGAACAACTTGGCAGGTTTGGAGTTGTTATCAAGCATGTTTGGTGGACTTGGAACTGGCAGCCTAGCTGTTCCAAATAGATCAAATG AGCCGCCCGAGCAGTTGTATGCAACCCAGCTTTCTCAGCTTCAAGAAATGGGATTCTTCGACACGCAAGAGAACATAAGGGCCCTTATTGCCACATCCGGTAATGTTCATGCAGCAGTTGAACGACTTCTAGGAAACCCTGGTCAGTAG